One genomic region from Bacteroidota bacterium encodes:
- a CDS encoding glycosyltransferase family 1 protein: MIDVLIDSGNAPHHTGIGTYHTGLVNALNNYGQHEINIKESTITSTSRKLRSIRRLNYLWKLNQLSKQVFGNTDIVHFTNVYVPKNIEKTPFVSTIHDIDALIYPSTYSFAYRLYFKRIIALTFRRAEIILTVSEAVKQSILNRYDFPDNKIRPIGIGLSEEFIGAADSTESILHSEIPTLLFVGSLSVKKNTEWLIKNTVKGVKSGALPRLKLILAGSAGFGFDSIASEMKDAGDIVNWVKNPNLNELAKLYKQSTIFVFPSRTEGFGIPLIEAMYCKKPIVASRIPASVEIASNAAYFFDLDDVDNFYSAIKCALEDRNYELRNKSAAEQLNKYSWKNLVPLYIAAYKEAIWNHKKEK; this comes from the coding sequence ATGATTGATGTATTGATTGATAGTGGTAATGCCCCACACCATACAGGAATCGGAACATATCACACGGGCTTAGTAAATGCTCTAAATAATTACGGGCAGCATGAGATCAACATTAAAGAAAGTACTATAACTTCTACTTCTCGGAAACTGCGTTCTATTAGGAGACTTAATTACTTATGGAAATTAAACCAACTATCTAAGCAAGTTTTTGGCAATACAGATATTGTTCACTTTACAAATGTGTACGTACCAAAAAACATTGAGAAGACTCCATTTGTAAGTACCATTCACGATATTGATGCTCTTATCTATCCCTCGACATATTCTTTCGCTTATAGGTTATACTTTAAACGCATAATTGCATTGACATTCAGACGCGCGGAAATTATTCTAACAGTATCTGAAGCAGTTAAACAATCGATATTAAACAGATACGATTTTCCTGACAATAAAATCAGACCGATAGGAATAGGTTTATCAGAAGAATTTATCGGTGCAGCCGATTCAACAGAATCGATTTTACATTCCGAAATACCTACGTTACTTTTCGTCGGGAGTTTATCTGTTAAAAAAAATACAGAATGGCTCATAAAGAACACCGTTAAAGGAGTTAAATCAGGCGCTCTTCCTCGACTAAAGTTGATACTAGCAGGCTCAGCCGGTTTCGGTTTCGACTCAATAGCATCAGAGATGAAAGATGCAGGGGATATTGTAAATTGGGTGAAGAATCCAAATCTTAATGAACTGGCAAAACTCTACAAACAATCCACTATTTTTGTTTTCCCATCTAGAACAGAAGGCTTTGGCATTCCACTGATAGAAGCGATGTACTGCAAAAAACCAATAGTAGCTAGTCGAATTCCTGCAAGCGTAGAAATTGCATCAAACGCCGCTTACTTTTTTGATTTAGACGATGTCGATAATTTTTATTCCGCAATTAAGTGTGCATTGGAAGATAGGAATTACGAATTAAGAAATAAATCCGCAGCCGAACAGTTAAATAAATATTCATGGAAGAATCTTGTGCCACTGTATATAGCTGCTTACAAGGAAGCAATATGGAATCACAAAAAAGAAAAATAA
- a CDS encoding glycosyltransferase family 4 protein: MESQKRKIKVLHIITLFSVGGATETVVSIAKGLKDKGYDVTIISGSHISSEGNMLPIAKEFGLNVTIIPDLKRNIHPIYDLKSLFHIKKIIKEGNFDIVQTHSSKAGIIGRFAARLAGVKHIVHTIHGLPFHSYQNSIIRWLYIFIEKLSAKITSVLVAVSNQIVKESLHYKVGKNEQFVVIRSGFNTDDYRVNPETSDKYRKMLGFKRDDFVIGKISRLSKLKGHSILIQVLPNIIKEFPQVKIMFVGDGEMMNELVTKVKGLGINEHVIFTGAVPPSAIPDYLSAMDAVIHTSLHEGLPRVIPQALLMRKPVITYNLDGAPEIIIDDYNGLLIPPLNDELLQNSIKKLIKEYPKFYNNCVDNEEPIRREFDEMKTVTDICKLYDNLLS; the protein is encoded by the coding sequence ATGGAATCACAAAAAAGAAAAATAAAGGTCCTTCATATCATAACTCTTTTCAGCGTCGGAGGAGCAACTGAGACGGTCGTCTCAATTGCAAAGGGACTAAAAGATAAAGGGTATGATGTTACTATTATTTCGGGTTCTCACATCTCGTCTGAGGGAAATATGCTACCCATTGCAAAAGAATTTGGTCTGAATGTTACAATCATTCCAGACTTAAAAAGAAACATACATCCAATATACGACCTAAAATCTTTATTCCATATTAAAAAAATAATTAAAGAAGGAAATTTTGATATTGTCCAAACTCATAGTTCGAAAGCCGGTATAATTGGCAGATTTGCCGCAAGATTAGCGGGTGTAAAGCACATTGTACATACAATTCACGGGCTACCGTTCCATTCTTATCAAAATTCAATTATCAGATGGTTGTATATTTTTATAGAAAAACTATCAGCAAAAATAACATCAGTCCTCGTGGCAGTTTCTAACCAGATAGTTAAGGAGTCACTGCATTATAAAGTTGGAAAAAATGAACAATTCGTTGTTATAAGAAGCGGGTTTAACACCGATGATTATCGAGTAAATCCTGAAACCTCTGATAAATACCGAAAGATGTTAGGATTTAAGAGGGATGATTTCGTTATTGGAAAAATCTCAAGATTATCAAAACTTAAAGGTCATTCTATCCTAATACAAGTCTTACCCAATATCATCAAGGAATTTCCTCAAGTTAAAATTATGTTCGTTGGCGACGGCGAAATGATGAACGAGCTAGTTACGAAGGTTAAAGGGCTAGGCATAAACGAACATGTGATTTTTACTGGCGCTGTTCCTCCCTCAGCTATTCCTGATTATTTATCGGCTATGGATGCAGTGATTCACACTTCGCTTCATGAAGGTTTGCCAAGAGTAATTCCACAGGCATTATTAATGAGAAAACCTGTGATAACTTATAACTTAGATGGCGCACCCGAAATAATTATTGATGACTATAATGGTTTATTGATTCCTCCATTAAATGACGAATTACTCCAAAATTCAATCAAAAAACTGATTAAAGAGTATCCTAAATTTTATAATAATTGCGTTGATAATGAAGAACCTATCCGCAGAGAATTTGACGAAATGAAGACCGTTACCGATATTTGTAAACTTTACGATAATCTTTTATCTTAA
- a CDS encoding sugar transferase yields MQGRFSKEKYFLLLIDFFAINLAWFAYYLFRIRSGWVSYAVEPDLWLPMIIIWVYWLIVLFFFGLYRPWYAQSRLDEFIALAKASVFGTLFLFFIIFMDDQSVGSPMHSRFLILIYWSLLLGCTSTGRLLYHTFQRSLLLRGIGLNNTVIVGWNNKAIELFDRIQQYPALGHSIIGFVSTEDEIVSASHKGVQVFGSVKDLPAINERNKVKDVLIALDSTEHDKLLNVIAACNGNDVRIKIIPDLYDIISGQARTNQIYGFPLIEISTELMQPWEHAVKRLIDICVSFLILFLGLPIWILLAIAIKLESKGPIFYTQARVGKDEKLFKIIKFRSMVEDAEHKSGPVWANKDDARVTRVGKFLRKLRLDEIPQFINVLDGNMSLIGPRPERPFFVEQLTKEIPLYKRRLKIRPGITGWAQVKHKYDENIDDVKKKVQYDLFYIENMSLRMDFKILFHTLAVVFLGKGH; encoded by the coding sequence ATGCAAGGTAGATTTTCAAAAGAAAAATACTTTTTATTACTGATAGACTTCTTTGCTATTAATCTAGCGTGGTTTGCTTATTATTTGTTCAGAATTCGAAGTGGCTGGGTATCATATGCCGTAGAACCCGATTTATGGCTGCCAATGATTATCATTTGGGTATATTGGCTAATCGTTTTATTCTTCTTTGGATTGTACCGCCCTTGGTACGCTCAATCCCGCCTCGATGAATTTATTGCTCTCGCTAAAGCTTCTGTTTTCGGTACCTTATTCTTGTTCTTCATCATATTCATGGACGACCAGAGTGTTGGCTCTCCCATGCACTCGCGCTTTCTGATATTAATCTACTGGTCTTTACTTTTAGGGTGTACTTCCACCGGCAGATTACTCTATCATACCTTCCAACGGAGTCTGCTATTACGCGGTATCGGATTAAATAACACTGTTATTGTCGGGTGGAATAACAAAGCAATAGAATTATTCGACAGGATACAGCAGTATCCGGCTTTAGGACATAGTATCATAGGGTTTGTTTCAACTGAAGACGAAATTGTGAGTGCGAGCCATAAAGGAGTACAAGTTTTCGGATCGGTAAAAGACCTCCCCGCTATCAACGAGCGCAACAAGGTAAAGGATGTTCTTATCGCGCTTGATTCAACCGAGCACGATAAATTGTTGAATGTAATCGCTGCGTGCAACGGTAACGATGTTAGAATTAAAATAATACCCGACTTATACGATATTATAAGCGGACAAGCACGAACAAACCAAATTTACGGCTTCCCGTTAATTGAAATCTCTACAGAGTTAATGCAGCCGTGGGAACACGCTGTTAAGAGACTAATAGATATTTGTGTATCATTTTTAATACTTTTTCTTGGCTTACCGATTTGGATTCTTTTAGCTATTGCGATTAAACTTGAATCAAAAGGACCGATATTTTATACTCAGGCACGTGTAGGAAAAGATGAAAAATTATTCAAGATAATTAAGTTCCGTTCGATGGTCGAAGATGCCGAGCATAAATCAGGACCTGTGTGGGCGAACAAGGATGACGCCAGAGTTACACGCGTAGGAAAATTTTTACGCAAACTGAGGTTGGACGAAATTCCTCAATTTATCAATGTTTTAGATGGCAACATGAGTCTAATCGGTCCGAGACCGGAGCGGCCTTTTTTTGTAGAACAACTCACAAAGGAAATACCCCTTTATAAAAGGCGGCTGAAAATACGACCCGGTATCACAGGTTGGGCACAGGTAAAGCATAAATACGATGAAAACATCGACGATGTGAAAAAGAAAGTACAGTACGATTTATTTTATATAGAGAACATGTCGCTTAGGATGGATTTTAAAATACTTTTCCATACCTTAGCGGTGGTTTTCTTAGGTAAAGGACATTGA
- a CDS encoding DegT/DnrJ/EryC1/StrS family aminotransferase: protein MNLQLVDLVTQYKKIKPEIDAAIHSVLDTGHFILGKTVSDFESNTAKYLGVKHAIGCASGTDALQVALMALNIGPGDEVITTSFTFVATVETIALLGAKPVYVDIESDTFNINPVKIEAAITKNTKAIIPVHLYGHSVDMDPLLQITKKYGLHIIEDTAQAMGTDYKGKKVGTIGDIGSISFFPSKNLGAYGDAGMVVTNDDQLADKLRMIILHGSKVRYYHEILGVNSRLDSIQAAVLNVKLKYLDEWNDARRKAAGIYNKLFENTPAITPKVKDYTKHIFHQYTLRVPQRDKLAEHLKSKGIPHAIYYPVPLHKQQAYINLVSPDIKLPVTEQMTNEVISLPMHTELTFEMQDYIASEVKNFLKTI, encoded by the coding sequence ATGAACTTACAACTTGTTGACTTAGTCACACAATACAAAAAAATTAAACCCGAAATTGATGCAGCGATTCACTCTGTACTCGATACCGGCCACTTCATACTTGGCAAAACGGTTTCAGACTTCGAGTCCAATACCGCAAAATATTTAGGAGTGAAACATGCTATAGGATGCGCCTCAGGTACCGATGCGTTACAGGTCGCCCTAATGGCTCTTAACATCGGTCCCGGAGACGAAGTAATAACAACTTCCTTCACATTTGTTGCCACTGTGGAAACCATTGCCCTACTCGGGGCAAAACCTGTTTATGTCGATATTGAGTCAGATACATTCAATATCAACCCGGTAAAAATCGAAGCTGCGATTACAAAAAATACAAAAGCCATTATTCCCGTCCACCTTTATGGGCATTCAGTCGACATGGACCCGCTATTACAAATTACCAAAAAATATGGTTTACATATAATTGAAGATACCGCACAGGCAATGGGTACAGACTATAAAGGCAAGAAAGTTGGCACAATCGGCGATATCGGCTCTATTAGTTTCTTCCCAAGCAAAAACTTAGGTGCATACGGAGATGCTGGAATGGTTGTAACAAACGACGACCAGCTTGCGGATAAATTAAGAATGATTATTTTACACGGTTCTAAAGTACGTTACTATCACGAAATTTTAGGTGTGAACAGCCGGCTCGATTCTATACAAGCTGCTGTATTAAATGTGAAGCTAAAATATTTGGACGAGTGGAACGACGCTCGCCGTAAAGCAGCCGGAATTTATAATAAACTTTTCGAGAACACACCGGCAATTACACCCAAAGTGAAAGACTATACTAAACATATTTTCCATCAATACACGCTACGCGTTCCGCAGCGGGACAAGCTAGCAGAACATTTAAAATCGAAAGGAATACCGCACGCCATTTATTATCCTGTTCCTCTTCACAAACAGCAAGCATACATTAACCTTGTATCGCCCGATATAAAATTACCGGTTACTGAACAGATGACGAACGAAGTAATTTCACTTCCAATGCACACTGAACTTACTTTCGAAATGCAGGATTACATCGCCAGCGAAGTTAAAAATTTTTTAAAAACAATCTAA
- a CDS encoding polyprenol monophosphomannose synthase, whose protein sequence is MSKTLVITPTYNEAENVERLINTVLSQDSEVEMLIVDDNSPDGTAAIVEKMQQNNSKIHLIKRAGKMGLGTAYVAGFKFAIEKKFDYVMEMDADFSHDPNEIPNFLRKIKDFDVVLGSRYIDGVRILNWPIRRLILSYGASLYTRIITGMSIKDTTGGFKCFRRKVLETINLDAIHSNGYAFQIEMNFKSWKKGFKIVEHPIIFVDRTHGSSKMSKNIIYEAVFLVWKLKLQSLLGKI, encoded by the coding sequence ATGTCAAAAACATTAGTCATAACACCAACTTATAACGAAGCCGAAAACGTCGAACGGCTAATTAATACAGTCTTATCTCAAGACTCCGAAGTCGAGATGCTGATTGTTGACGACAACTCTCCAGACGGCACTGCAGCGATAGTTGAAAAGATGCAACAGAATAATTCTAAAATACATTTGATAAAACGGGCAGGCAAGATGGGACTCGGAACTGCCTACGTTGCAGGTTTCAAATTTGCAATCGAAAAGAAATTCGATTACGTAATGGAGATGGATGCCGATTTTTCGCATGACCCGAACGAAATTCCCAACTTTCTAAGAAAGATAAAGGACTTTGATGTGGTATTGGGTTCCCGATACATAGATGGTGTTAGAATTTTAAACTGGCCCATACGAAGATTGATATTATCCTATGGTGCAAGTTTATATACACGAATCATCACCGGTATGTCGATTAAAGACACCACAGGTGGGTTCAAGTGTTTTCGTCGAAAAGTTTTGGAAACAATAAATTTGGACGCAATCCACTCGAATGGTTATGCTTTCCAGATCGAAATGAATTTCAAATCTTGGAAAAAGGGATTTAAAATTGTAGAGCACCCGATTATTTTTGTAGATCGAACGCACGGTTCTTCTAAAATGTCCAAAAATATTATTTACGAAGCAGTATTTTTAGTTTGGAAACTAAAATTACAAAGTTTGCTTGGCAAAATTTAA
- a CDS encoding glycosyltransferase, whose protein sequence is MQLSVIIVNYNVRSFLENALLSIQKAMRNIEGEIFVVDNASDDGSVELIQAKFPYVKLIVNQTNLGFAAANNIALSQSSGKYILLINPDTIVQEDTLTSLIEYLENNPQIGLAGCKILNPDGSLQLACRRSIPTPWSAFTKVSGLSALFPNTKLFGKYNLTYLNPNETYEVEAVSGSFMFLRRDVYEQVGKLDESYFMYGEDLDWCYRIFKAGWKVLYYHKTQIIHYKGESTKQSSLDDIKMFYNAMHIFVRKHLKHSTLILFILHLAIVFRSWLASFSRLIKSSIIPLTDCVLINVSIVLGFYFRFGKTVNIPDYAFLPMALIPALAVVTTNYFSGGYNKHKHSITRIILSVIIGFTIISALTYFFKQFAFSRIVVIYSAVISVGLLSMWRLIIKIFLRYSKIGQSGFGGRRTLIVGTSANARHLLQKLRLPMRYDYNVVGFIDLNRKQIGNNIDGIDIIGSVSTIGKIIERYKISDVLFSTDELSYKNILSVIGRSKRRKVNYRMVPNSLEVIIGKTHIDNLNDLPLIEIDYKLDSKIYQITKRVFDIVIASVMFVIFFPFKKAIKQKFYYNLLPEVISGKYSLVGSPIDNVVNEITLLKPGLTGLAQIEQKSFLNANDVDKYTIFYLKNYSVLLDTEILIKWFFNTIRNK, encoded by the coding sequence ATGCAACTCTCAGTAATAATAGTAAACTATAATGTTCGTTCTTTTTTAGAGAACGCACTGCTGTCAATCCAAAAAGCGATGCGGAACATCGAAGGGGAAATCTTCGTTGTCGACAATGCTTCGGATGATGGCAGCGTTGAGTTAATTCAAGCAAAATTTCCCTATGTCAAACTTATCGTAAATCAAACTAATTTAGGATTTGCCGCTGCCAACAACATTGCATTATCTCAATCTTCAGGTAAATATATACTGTTGATAAATCCCGACACGATTGTTCAAGAAGATACACTCACTTCGCTAATCGAATATCTCGAAAACAATCCTCAAATCGGGCTTGCCGGATGTAAAATCCTGAATCCTGATGGCAGCTTGCAACTTGCCTGCCGGCGCAGCATACCTACACCTTGGTCGGCGTTTACTAAAGTTTCAGGTTTAAGTGCTTTATTCCCTAACACTAAACTATTTGGTAAATATAATTTAACTTATTTAAACCCGAATGAAACTTATGAGGTAGAAGCGGTCAGCGGTTCGTTTATGTTTTTACGGCGTGATGTTTACGAACAAGTGGGCAAACTCGATGAATCGTATTTTATGTATGGCGAAGACCTCGATTGGTGTTATCGAATCTTCAAAGCAGGTTGGAAAGTTTTGTACTATCACAAAACTCAAATTATCCATTACAAAGGCGAGAGCACAAAACAGAGCAGCCTTGACGACATTAAAATGTTTTACAATGCTATGCACATTTTTGTCAGAAAACATCTCAAACACTCCACTCTCATTCTTTTCATATTACACTTGGCAATCGTATTTCGTTCGTGGTTAGCGTCATTCTCCAGACTTATCAAATCTTCGATTATACCTTTAACAGATTGTGTTTTAATTAACGTTTCTATCGTTTTAGGTTTTTATTTTCGTTTCGGTAAAACTGTAAATATACCCGACTATGCTTTTTTGCCTATGGCTTTAATACCGGCATTGGCTGTTGTTACTACCAATTACTTTTCTGGCGGATACAACAAACATAAACACTCAATCACACGGATAATTCTTTCTGTAATTATTGGGTTCACAATTATTTCGGCACTCACATATTTTTTCAAACAGTTCGCGTTTAGTCGAATTGTTGTTATTTATTCTGCTGTGATTTCAGTAGGATTACTTTCGATGTGGAGATTGATAATTAAGATATTTTTGCGGTATAGTAAAATTGGTCAGAGTGGTTTTGGGGGAAGAAGAACTTTGATAGTAGGCACATCTGCAAATGCCCGGCACCTTTTGCAAAAACTTCGTTTACCGATGCGGTATGATTATAATGTTGTAGGATTTATTGACTTGAATCGAAAACAAATCGGTAATAATATAGATGGCATTGATATTATCGGAAGTGTGAGTACTATCGGTAAAATAATTGAAAGATACAAAATCAGCGATGTGCTCTTTTCGACCGATGAGTTATCGTATAAAAATATATTATCCGTTATCGGTCGCTCAAAAAGACGTAAAGTAAATTATCGAATGGTACCAAATAGTTTAGAAGTAATCATCGGCAAAACACATATCGATAATCTGAACGACCTGCCGTTAATCGAAATCGACTACAAGTTAGATTCTAAAATATATCAAATTACGAAGCGTGTTTTCGATATAGTGATAGCGTCGGTAATGTTTGTTATCTTCTTTCCATTCAAGAAGGCAATTAAGCAAAAATTTTATTATAATTTACTACCGGAAGTTATATCCGGTAAATATAGTTTGGTCGGATCTCCGATAGATAATGTTGTTAACGAAATTACACTGTTAAAACCCGGATTAACTGGATTAGCTCAGATTGAACAGAAATCTTTCTTGAACGCAAATGATGTCGATAAATACACTATATTTTATTTAAAAAATTATTCTGTACTACTTGATACTGAAATATTAATTAAGTGGTTCTTTAATACAATCAGAAATAAATAG
- a CDS encoding acetyl-CoA carboxylase carboxyltransferase subunit alpha, protein MPKVILDFEKPIYEIEQKVEEMKKLGQSIDLTDEINTLESKLELMKKDIYKNLSRWQRVQMARHPERPYTLDYIQMMTGDFIELHGDRNFRDDKAIVGGFAMLDNEPVMIIGTQKGRDTKQNVYRNFGMPNPEGYRKALRLMKLAAKFKRPVITMLDTPGAYPGLEAEERGQAEAISRNIFEMSHLTTPIIVTIIGEGASGGALGIGVGDRVLMMENCWFTVIAPESCSSILWRSWEHKEKAAEALKLTAPDLLQQGIIDRIIPEPLGGAHRNPDEAASVLKTVLLEEIKKLKKIPTDKLIEKRIEKYANMGDWEE, encoded by the coding sequence ATGCCAAAAGTAATTTTAGATTTTGAAAAGCCGATTTACGAAATCGAACAGAAAGTCGAAGAGATGAAAAAGTTAGGACAGAGCATCGATTTGACGGACGAGATCAATACACTTGAGAGCAAGTTAGAACTAATGAAAAAAGATATATACAAAAATCTTTCACGATGGCAACGTGTACAGATGGCACGCCACCCCGAAAGACCTTATACGCTCGATTATATTCAGATGATGACCGGCGATTTTATCGAACTGCATGGCGATAGAAACTTTCGCGACGATAAGGCAATTGTAGGCGGCTTCGCGATGTTAGATAACGAACCTGTGATGATAATCGGGACTCAGAAAGGGAGAGACACAAAACAGAATGTTTACCGGAATTTCGGTATGCCAAATCCTGAAGGATACCGCAAAGCTCTTCGGTTAATGAAATTAGCAGCAAAGTTTAAGCGCCCCGTAATTACCATGCTCGATACACCCGGAGCATATCCTGGATTAGAGGCTGAAGAACGTGGGCAGGCAGAAGCGATTTCACGCAATATTTTCGAAATGTCGCATCTCACCACTCCGATTATAGTAACAATCATCGGCGAAGGAGCATCAGGAGGTGCATTAGGAATAGGCGTTGGCGATAGAGTATTGATGATGGAGAACTGCTGGTTCACTGTAATTGCACCCGAGTCTTGTTCGAGCATTTTATGGCGAAGTTGGGAACACAAAGAAAAAGCGGCTGAAGCTCTTAAATTAACCGCACCTGATTTGTTACAACAAGGTATCATCGATCGAATAATTCCTGAACCGCTTGGCGGGGCTCACCGCAATCCCGATGAAGCTGCATCCGTTCTAAAAACCGTTCTTCTTGAAGAAATAAAGAAACTCAAAAAAATACCGACGGATAAGTTGATTGAAAAGCGAATTGAAAAATACGCTAACATGGGCGACTGGGAAGAATAA
- a CDS encoding thioesterase family protein, whose product MIKHTTQIRVRYAETDQMNIVYYSNYFVYFESGRTELLRSIGLAYTELENMGYILPVIEANAKYFKPAAYDDLIDVITVLKELPTARIKLEYEVRNSKTNELIAEGYTVHSFVLSETHKPTRPPNIFLKLLESAFTDSRN is encoded by the coding sequence TTGATTAAACATACAACACAAATAAGAGTTCGATACGCAGAAACCGACCAGATGAATATAGTTTATTATTCGAATTATTTCGTTTACTTCGAAAGCGGGAGGACAGAATTATTGCGATCAATCGGTTTAGCATACACCGAATTAGAAAATATGGGATACATACTCCCGGTCATTGAAGCTAATGCGAAATATTTCAAGCCTGCCGCTTATGACGACTTGATCGATGTTATTACAGTTCTTAAAGAATTACCGACCGCAAGAATTAAACTTGAGTATGAAGTCAGAAATAGCAAAACAAATGAGTTGATTGCAGAGGGCTACACGGTTCATAGCTTTGTGTTATCGGAAACACATAAACCAACTCGCCCACCTAATATATTTTTGAAATTATTGGAATCGGCATTCACCGACTCAAGGAATTAA
- a CDS encoding Trm112 family protein, producing the protein MISKEILDILICPKCHEKLEYKSELNNLNCNGCGKVYRIENDIPIMILEEKDNDRPTQ; encoded by the coding sequence ATGATAAGTAAAGAAATTCTTGATATTCTTATTTGTCCAAAATGCCACGAAAAACTTGAATACAAATCCGAATTAAATAATCTGAACTGTAACGGTTGTGGTAAAGTCTATCGAATTGAAAACGATATACCGATAATGATACTCGAGGAAAAGGATAATGACAGACCTACTCAATGA
- the nadC gene encoding carboxylating nicotinate-nucleotide diphosphorylase: MTDLLNDSRISRIIQEALSEDIGLGDITTESIVESDILGDAELLVKETGVIAGLGLASLVFQFVDPEITFKKTTNDGAYIQAGTVAGSIAGPLTSILKAERTALNFLQRMSGIATLTRQFVGAVAGTRAKITDTRKTAPGMRLLDKLAVKIGGGVNHRYGLDDMVLIKDNHIEAAGGISKAIEKCLNYLNASSLKLKIEVETKNLDEIREALKFPGIHRVMLDNFAVNEMTKAVVLISGRVEVEASGNVNLHNVLEIAETGVDYISIGALTHSVRSLDISLNVKTRLTSK; encoded by the coding sequence ATGACAGACCTACTCAATGACTCAAGAATAAGCCGGATAATACAAGAAGCATTATCCGAAGATATCGGACTCGGTGATATAACAACCGAGTCGATAGTTGAATCAGATATCTTAGGTGATGCAGAATTATTAGTGAAAGAGACCGGGGTGATTGCTGGACTTGGTCTGGCATCGCTTGTATTCCAATTTGTCGATCCCGAGATTACATTTAAAAAAACGACAAACGATGGTGCTTATATTCAAGCAGGAACAGTCGCAGGATCAATTGCCGGTCCTCTCACAAGTATTTTGAAAGCTGAGCGTACAGCCCTTAACTTCTTGCAAAGGATGAGTGGTATAGCTACATTGACTCGACAGTTTGTGGGAGCTGTTGCAGGGACAAGGGCAAAAATTACCGACACCCGCAAAACTGCACCCGGTATGCGCCTTTTAGATAAGTTAGCTGTAAAAATTGGGGGCGGAGTAAACCACAGATATGGTTTAGATGATATGGTTCTAATCAAAGATAATCATATCGAAGCTGCCGGTGGAATTTCAAAAGCAATTGAAAAATGTTTGAACTATCTTAATGCGAGTAGCTTAAAATTAAAAATTGAAGTCGAAACCAAGAACCTTGATGAAATCCGCGAAGCTCTGAAATTTCCAGGAATTCATAGGGTTATGTTAGATAATTTTGCGGTTAACGAAATGACAAAAGCTGTTGTTTTAATAAGCGGCAGGGTAGAAGTTGAAGCTTCGGGTAACGTGAATCTACATAATGTTTTAGAGATAGCTGAAACCGGTGTCGATTACATCTCAATCGGTGCTCTTACTCATTCGGTTCGTTCGCTCGATATATCGTTGAATGTAAAAACGAGATTAACTTCTAAATGA